In one window of Methanosarcina vacuolata Z-761 DNA:
- a CDS encoding 50S ribosomal protein L22, translated as MARINYSVKGDPETTSKAMGSELHISPKKSREVCCKIKGMKVAEARKFLEDVVALKQAVPFKRHHDGTGHRKGPMAAGRYPVNASKEILKILKNAESNAEYKGLEPANMYIIHAAIQRGRVIHGFMPRARGRATPKDTDTVNIEMILSEVR; from the coding sequence ATGGCAAGAATTAATTATTCAGTTAAAGGAGACCCTGAGACAACCTCTAAGGCTATGGGTTCTGAACTCCATATTTCCCCTAAAAAGTCCCGTGAAGTCTGCTGCAAAATTAAAGGCATGAAAGTTGCTGAAGCAAGAAAGTTTTTAGAAGATGTAGTTGCTTTAAAGCAGGCAGTTCCCTTCAAAAGACACCACGATGGAACTGGACACCGAAAAGGTCCAATGGCTGCAGGCAGGTACCCTGTTAACGCTTCAAAAGAAATCCTCAAGATTTTGAAGAATGCAGAAAGCAATGCCGAATACAAAGGCCTTGAACCCGCAAACATGTATATTATCCATGCTGCAATTCAACGCGGCAGGGTAATTCACGGGTTTATGCCGAGAGCCAGAGGACGGGCCACTCCCAAAGACACAGACACTGTAAATATTGAGATGATTCTTTCCGAGGTGCGCTAA